One Halichoerus grypus chromosome 1, mHalGry1.hap1.1, whole genome shotgun sequence genomic region harbors:
- the LOC118519250 gene encoding OX-2 membrane glycoprotein-like: protein MKDWKKLMTLSKEELIKFSCKLADSPYRIKYKNNETAVFGENVTIFCNLTTPADVVQITWQKIQGSLPQNIGTYSSIYGEKILPPYRDRLHCEVIEPNSSFITIREVTFEDEACYKCLFNVFPHGSHGGQICLNIIAVSELKTELQSNLDSEDFLGFIYSAVGKPVPQISLFPSQVLINPPEEYFAQNPNGTVTITKMYNISLETVRSLGLQYLTVRMDHPLRNEEKIVPLSVKQECTSGSSFWLRTVSPLIILLCTSLIIVHLVRRKKKSENALKTTPQLRQPDVESLVSHSLPAHRAKNSGTC from the exons ATGAAAGACTGGAAAAAGTTAATGACACTCTCAAAAGAAGAGCTAATTAAATTTTCTTGCAAGTTAGCTG ATTCTCCatacagaataaaatacaaaaataatgaaacagcTGTATTTGGAGAAAATGTGACCATCTTCTGCAATTTAACAACTCCAGCAGATGTTGTGCAAATTACCTGGCAGAAGATTCAAGGTTCTTTGCCACAAAATATTGGCACATATAGCAGTATATATGGAGAAAAGATTCTTCCACCATACAGAGATCGGCTGCACTGTGAGGTCATTGAACCCAATTCCTCATTCATAACTATCCGTGAAGTAACATTTGAAGATGAAGCCTGCTATAAATGTCTATTTAATGTGTTCCCACACGGCAGCCATGGCGGACAAATCTGCCTTAACATTATAg CTGTATCTGAATTAAAAACTGAACTCCAGTCTAATCTTGACTCTGAAGATTTTCTTGGATTTATTTACTCAGCTGTGGGAAAACCTGTTCCTCAAATATCTCTTTTCCCATCACAAGTCTTGATTAATCCACCAGAGGAATACTTTGCTCAGAACCCAAATGGCACAGTGACTATCACTAAAATGTACAACATCTCCTTGGAGACTGTGAGGTCCCTAGGTCTCCAATATCTGACTGTGCGCATGGATCATCCTctaaggaatgaagaaaagattGTTCCGTTGTCAGTCAAACAAGAAT GTACTTCTGGTTCTTCTTTTTGGTTGCGTACAGTTAGTCCACTCATAATTTTGTTATGTACTTCATTGATCATTGTCCATCTTGTCcggagaaagaaaaa GTCAGAGAATGCGCTTAAAACCACACCCCAGCTCAGACAGCCTGATGTGGAATCCTTAGTGAGCCACTCTCTTCCTGCACACAG agcCAAGAACTCTGGAACTTGTTAA
- the CD200 gene encoding OX-2 membrane glycoprotein isoform X1, which translates to MGRPVFRRLFCHLSTYRLIWFLAAVMLCRAQVVTQNEKKLLNTPASLRCSLQNSEEVLIVTWQKIKGVSPENMVTFSKNHGVVVQPAYKDKINITQLELTNSTITFWNTTLEDEGCYKCLFNTFGSGKISGTACLSLSVQPTVFLHYKFFEDHLNITCSANARPAPVISWKVSGSGIENSTEVLSHPNGTTSVTSVLQVKDPKRQVGKEVVCQVLHLGNVTSVTQAVDKGFWFSVPLLLSIVSLVILLVLISILLYWKRRRNQDRGKLS; encoded by the exons ATGGGGAGGCCG GTGTTCAGGAGGCTCTTCTGTCATCTGTCTACCTACAGACTGATTTGGTTCTTGGCAGCAGTGATGCTATGCAGGGCGCAAG TTGTgacccaaaatgaaaaaaagctgCTGAACACACCTGCTTCCTTAAGATGCTCTCTGCAAAATTCCGAGGAAGTCTTGATTGTGACATGGCAGAAAATCAAGGGTGTTAGCCCAGAAAACATGGTCACCTTCAGCAAGAACCATGGGGTTGTGGTCCAGCCTGCCTATAAAGACAAGATAAACATCACCCAGCTGGAACTCACGAACTCAACCATTACCTTCTGGAACACCACCCTGGAGGATGAAGGGTGTTACAAGTGCCTCTTCAATACTTTTGGTTCTGGGAAGATCTCAGGAACAGCCTGCCTCAGCCTCTCTG TACAGCCCACAGTGTTCCTTCACTATAAATTCTTCGAAGACCACCTAAATATCACTTGCTCTGCCAATGCCCGCCCAGCCCCTGTGATCTCCTGGAAGGTGTCTGGGTCAGGGATTGAAAACAGTACTGAGGTTCTCTCGCACCCCAATGGGACCACGTCTGTCACGAGCGTTCTCCAGGTCAAAGACCCCAAGCGTcaggtggggaaggaggtggtCTGCCAGGTGCTGCACCTGGGGAATGTGACCAGCGTCACGCAGGCTGTGGATAAAG GATTTTGGTTTTCAGTTCCGCTCTTGTTAAGCATTGTTTCCTTGGTAATTCTTCTGGTCTTAATCTCAATCTTACTATACTGGAAACGTCGTCGGAACCAAGACCGAGGTAAGTTATCATAG
- the CD200 gene encoding OX-2 membrane glycoprotein isoform X2: MGRPVFRRLFCHLSTYRLIWFLAAVMLCRAQVVTQNEKKLLNTPASLRCSLQNSEEVLIVTWQKIKGVSPENMVTFSKNHGVVVQPAYKDKINITQLELTNSTITFWNTTLEDEGCYKCLFNTFGSGKISGTACLSLSVQPTVFLHYKFFEDHLNITCSANARPAPVISWKVSGSGIENSTEVLSHPNGTTSVTSVLQVKDPKRQVGKEVVCQVLHLGNVTSVTQAVDKGFWFSVPLLLSIVSLVILLVLISILLYWKRRRNQDREP; encoded by the exons ATGGGGAGGCCG GTGTTCAGGAGGCTCTTCTGTCATCTGTCTACCTACAGACTGATTTGGTTCTTGGCAGCAGTGATGCTATGCAGGGCGCAAG TTGTgacccaaaatgaaaaaaagctgCTGAACACACCTGCTTCCTTAAGATGCTCTCTGCAAAATTCCGAGGAAGTCTTGATTGTGACATGGCAGAAAATCAAGGGTGTTAGCCCAGAAAACATGGTCACCTTCAGCAAGAACCATGGGGTTGTGGTCCAGCCTGCCTATAAAGACAAGATAAACATCACCCAGCTGGAACTCACGAACTCAACCATTACCTTCTGGAACACCACCCTGGAGGATGAAGGGTGTTACAAGTGCCTCTTCAATACTTTTGGTTCTGGGAAGATCTCAGGAACAGCCTGCCTCAGCCTCTCTG TACAGCCCACAGTGTTCCTTCACTATAAATTCTTCGAAGACCACCTAAATATCACTTGCTCTGCCAATGCCCGCCCAGCCCCTGTGATCTCCTGGAAGGTGTCTGGGTCAGGGATTGAAAACAGTACTGAGGTTCTCTCGCACCCCAATGGGACCACGTCTGTCACGAGCGTTCTCCAGGTCAAAGACCCCAAGCGTcaggtggggaaggaggtggtCTGCCAGGTGCTGCACCTGGGGAATGTGACCAGCGTCACGCAGGCTGTGGATAAAG GATTTTGGTTTTCAGTTCCGCTCTTGTTAAGCATTGTTTCCTTGGTAATTCTTCTGGTCTTAATCTCAATCTTACTATACTGGAAACGTCGTCGGAACCAAGACCGAG